A single region of the Halobacterium wangiae genome encodes:
- a CDS encoding GIY-YIG nuclease family protein, producing MQPGTYTLVVSLPASDTVEFGARGAYDLEAGWYAYTGSAFGAGGLKRVQRHCDLAAGDRDARHWHVDYLLGHPASSVDAVYVTDDEDVECEAARRLAAAASPVAGLGASDCDCDTHLAYAPSRDTLATAAAAVHDRELP from the coding sequence ATGCAGCCGGGCACGTACACGCTGGTCGTCTCGCTGCCTGCGTCCGACACGGTCGAGTTCGGCGCGAGGGGCGCCTACGACCTCGAGGCAGGCTGGTACGCGTACACTGGGTCGGCGTTCGGCGCGGGTGGGCTCAAACGCGTGCAGCGCCACTGTGACCTCGCGGCCGGCGACCGAGACGCGCGCCACTGGCACGTCGACTACCTCCTCGGGCACCCCGCGTCGAGCGTGGACGCGGTCTACGTCACCGACGACGAGGACGTGGAGTGCGAGGCCGCGCGCAGGCTCGCCGCCGCCGCGTCGCCGGTCGCGGGCCTCGGCGCGTCGGACTGCGACTGCGACACCCATCTCGCGTACGCGCCGAGCCGTGATACGCTAGCGACCGCTGCTGCGGCCGTCCACGACCGCGAACTCCCGTAA
- a CDS encoding VOC family protein, with product MSGIVFFRSADRERVVEFYRTRLGFEPWVEQDGCTILAHDDLKLGFCDTDGDPETDGIVTLYYDSRDAVDEKRAALADVATDDPRENDQYDIYQFFGEDPEGRTLEFQTFLHDLPE from the coding sequence GTGAGCGGCATCGTCTTCTTCCGGAGTGCGGACCGCGAGCGCGTCGTCGAGTTCTACCGGACCCGACTCGGCTTCGAGCCGTGGGTCGAACAGGACGGCTGCACCATCCTCGCCCACGACGACCTCAAACTCGGCTTCTGTGACACCGACGGCGACCCGGAGACCGACGGCATCGTCACGCTGTACTACGACAGTCGCGACGCCGTCGACGAGAAGCGAGCTGCCCTTGCGGACGTCGCGACAGACGACCCGCGCGAGAACGACCAGTACGACATCTACCAGTTCTTCGGGGAGGACCCGGAGGGGCGCACCCTGGAGTTCCAGACGTTCCTCCACGACCTCCCCGAGTGA
- a CDS encoding RAD55 family ATPase: MTYNVNGVLPDSLSAGFDDGTNLLLSGPAMSGKRALLLELLARGDADGEGSVLVTSRDPADEVLAEYEDALGGDPGFLRLVDCVSTQSGSATDGDRVRYVSSPGDLTGMGIEFSEVASIASQQGVDRLRVGFDSLSPLLMYVDIERLFRFLHVFTSQIQTQGWLGIFSVDPESHDDQTMNTISQLFDGVVDLRITDGGEREVRVRGITDTPTDWVTLE, encoded by the coding sequence ATGACGTACAACGTTAACGGGGTGTTGCCGGACTCGCTCTCGGCGGGGTTCGACGACGGGACGAACCTCCTGTTGAGCGGGCCGGCGATGTCGGGAAAGCGAGCCCTGCTCCTCGAGCTACTCGCTCGCGGCGACGCGGACGGCGAAGGGTCGGTGCTGGTCACCTCCCGAGACCCGGCCGACGAGGTGCTCGCCGAGTACGAGGACGCCCTCGGCGGCGACCCCGGGTTCCTCCGGCTCGTCGACTGCGTCAGCACGCAGAGTGGGAGCGCCACGGACGGCGACCGCGTGCGCTACGTCTCGTCGCCGGGCGACCTCACCGGGATGGGTATCGAGTTCTCCGAGGTGGCGAGCATCGCCAGCCAGCAGGGCGTCGACCGGCTCCGCGTCGGCTTCGACTCGCTGTCTCCACTCCTGATGTACGTCGACATCGAGCGGCTGTTCCGGTTCCTCCACGTGTTCACGAGTCAGATCCAGACCCAGGGGTGGCTCGGAATCTTCTCCGTCGACCCGGAGAGCCACGACGACCAGACGATGAACACCATCAGCCAGCTGTTCGACGGCGTCGTCGACCTCCGCATCACGGACGGCGGCGAGCGCGAGGTGCGCGTCCGCGGCATCACCGACACGCCCACCGACTGGGTGACCCTCGAGTGA
- a CDS encoding potassium channel family protein, whose translation MLRQYRRALGYVAFLVAVGVVYTAAFKYGMAAFEDEPVTWVESLHFVTETFTTTGYGQFAPWSSDAMLALVDFMDITAVFIIFLTIPLFAVPWVEERLAAEPPTSVALQDHVVVCGFGPRSETLVTELDSQGVDYVFLERDRERALELQERGRPVVHGDPESTAGLLGANVTHADAIVIDEDDEVNATIALTVRELAPELQMVCFVEDESLSEYLRYAGVDRVLNPRQLLGRSLAEKVTTAVSTNLGDAIELGADFEIVEMPIHHDSELEGVTLAASKIRERTGVNVIGAWFSGEFFASPDPDHALTRDTILLVAGRESQLEALKQITLAEGRARHTQRVVLAGYGEVGSTVGEVLERENIDTTVVDRQELDGVDVVGDATEEETLRAAGIDEASALILALGDDTDTIFSTLVAREASDEVEILGRANNPESASKLYAAGADYVLTLATVAGRMLAQTLLNEDVMALDKQVDLVRTDAPNFEGRTLAEANIQARTGCTVIAVERDGEVLSELDAEFRIHQGDALVVAGDDEDIAEFNRIAGVSPE comes from the coding sequence ATGCTGCGACAGTACCGGCGCGCACTCGGATACGTCGCGTTCCTCGTCGCCGTTGGGGTGGTGTACACCGCCGCGTTCAAGTACGGGATGGCGGCGTTCGAGGACGAGCCCGTCACGTGGGTGGAGTCGTTGCACTTCGTCACGGAGACGTTCACCACCACCGGGTACGGCCAGTTCGCGCCGTGGTCCTCGGACGCGATGCTCGCTCTCGTGGACTTCATGGACATCACCGCGGTGTTCATCATCTTCCTCACCATCCCCCTGTTCGCCGTGCCGTGGGTCGAGGAGCGACTCGCGGCCGAACCGCCGACGAGTGTCGCGCTGCAGGACCACGTCGTCGTCTGCGGCTTCGGCCCGCGCAGCGAGACGCTCGTGACGGAGCTCGACTCGCAGGGCGTCGACTACGTGTTCCTCGAACGGGACCGCGAGCGCGCACTCGAACTCCAGGAACGCGGCCGCCCAGTCGTCCACGGCGACCCTGAGTCGACTGCCGGGCTGCTCGGCGCGAACGTCACGCACGCCGACGCCATCGTCATCGACGAGGACGACGAGGTGAACGCCACCATCGCGCTCACGGTGCGCGAACTCGCGCCGGAGCTCCAGATGGTCTGTTTCGTCGAGGACGAGTCGCTCTCGGAGTACCTCCGGTACGCGGGGGTCGACCGCGTGCTGAACCCCCGCCAGCTACTCGGCAGGAGTCTCGCGGAGAAGGTGACGACCGCCGTCAGCACCAATCTCGGGGACGCCATCGAGCTGGGCGCGGACTTCGAGATCGTGGAGATGCCCATCCACCACGACAGCGAACTGGAGGGCGTCACGCTGGCGGCGTCGAAGATCCGCGAGCGCACCGGCGTGAACGTCATCGGCGCGTGGTTCTCCGGTGAGTTCTTCGCGTCCCCGGACCCGGACCACGCGCTCACCCGGGACACCATCCTGCTCGTCGCGGGCCGCGAGTCCCAGCTCGAGGCGCTCAAACAGATCACGCTCGCGGAGGGACGTGCCCGCCACACCCAGCGTGTCGTACTCGCGGGGTACGGCGAAGTCGGCTCGACCGTCGGGGAGGTGCTCGAACGCGAGAACATCGACACCACAGTCGTGGACCGCCAGGAACTCGACGGGGTGGACGTCGTCGGCGACGCGACCGAGGAGGAGACGCTCAGGGCCGCGGGCATCGACGAGGCGAGTGCGCTCATCCTCGCGCTCGGCGACGACACGGACACAATCTTCTCGACGCTGGTCGCGCGAGAGGCCAGCGACGAGGTGGAGATTCTCGGGCGGGCGAACAACCCGGAGAGCGCCTCGAAGCTGTACGCCGCGGGCGCCGACTACGTGCTCACGCTGGCGACCGTCGCCGGCCGGATGCTCGCCCAGACGCTGCTCAACGAGGACGTGATGGCCCTCGACAAACAGGTCGACCTGGTGCGCACCGACGCTCCGAACTTCGAGGGACGGACCCTCGCGGAGGCGAACATCCAGGCTCGCACCGGCTGTACGGTCATCGCCGTCGAGCGGGACGGCGAGGTGCTCTCGGAGCTCGACGCGGAGTTCCGCATCCACCAGGGCGACGCGCTCGTCGTCGCCGGCGACGACGAGGACATCGCGGAGTTCAACCGGATCGCCGGCGTCTCGCCGGAGTGA
- a CDS encoding MarR family transcriptional regulator produces the protein MSTTDELVQDLPPSAKLVWKVLEYNGGLTQKQIVENSRLSQRTVRDALDRLQQADVVEKDIYIPDARQNLYRLSLDEEEAETESEAEVALD, from the coding sequence ATGAGCACGACCGACGAACTCGTCCAGGACCTGCCGCCCAGCGCGAAACTCGTCTGGAAGGTACTGGAGTACAACGGGGGACTCACGCAGAAACAGATCGTCGAGAACTCCCGGCTCTCCCAGCGGACAGTTCGGGACGCGCTCGACCGACTGCAGCAGGCCGACGTCGTCGAGAAGGACATCTACATCCCGGACGCGCGACAGAACCTCTACCGTCTCTCCCTCGACGAGGAGGAGGCCGAGACGGAGTCCGAGGCCGAAGTCGCCCTCGACTAG
- a CDS encoding winged helix-turn-helix transcriptional regulator, with protein MDDNERLPAWCPGEGWCSITATASLVGKKWHPVIIHRLLAEGPLGFNDLQSEVDGISSKVLSESLDDLTDKRIVSRTIVSEKPVRVEYALTDLGESLEPVVMSLAEWGEQYLEPVEEEAASLV; from the coding sequence ATGGACGACAACGAGCGGCTACCCGCGTGGTGCCCGGGCGAAGGCTGGTGTTCGATCACCGCGACGGCGTCGCTGGTGGGGAAGAAGTGGCACCCCGTCATCATCCACCGACTGCTGGCGGAGGGTCCGCTCGGGTTCAACGACCTCCAGTCGGAGGTCGACGGCATCTCGAGCAAGGTGCTCTCCGAGAGTCTCGACGACCTGACGGACAAGCGCATCGTCTCCCGGACCATCGTCAGCGAGAAACCCGTCCGCGTCGAGTACGCGCTGACCGACCTGGGGGAGTCCCTCGAACCGGTCGTGATGTCGCTGGCGGAGTGGGGAGAACAGTACCTCGAACCCGTCGAGGAAGAGGCGGCGTCGCTCGTCTAG
- a CDS encoding uracil-DNA glycosylase family protein: MQNVTDRTSNPFDMRPPCEAFVPGYGDANADFHVVGDHPGVHGGAETEVPFTGTPAADRFRDVLAAVALLDDDGEPSNLFLSYLHACVTDGTPSEREYAELEPFFDAELRAITAHVLLPVGERATRHVLREYTAIDPDDVTLADVHAEELHGSGWLVVPALDPAEWTDEDEAAYVEALRAVRGSNYQREADLGRFLVGSERYVVR; the protein is encoded by the coding sequence GTGCAGAACGTCACGGACCGGACGAGCAACCCATTCGACATGCGACCGCCGTGCGAAGCGTTCGTCCCGGGGTACGGCGACGCGAACGCGGACTTCCACGTGGTCGGCGACCACCCGGGCGTCCACGGCGGTGCCGAAACGGAGGTCCCGTTCACGGGGACGCCCGCTGCCGACCGCTTCCGGGACGTACTCGCCGCCGTCGCGCTGCTCGACGACGACGGCGAACCGTCGAACCTGTTCCTCTCGTACCTCCACGCCTGCGTCACCGATGGGACGCCCTCCGAGCGCGAGTACGCGGAGCTAGAGCCGTTCTTCGACGCGGAACTACGCGCCATCACCGCCCACGTGCTGCTTCCGGTCGGCGAGCGCGCGACCCGCCACGTGCTCCGGGAGTACACGGCGATCGACCCAGACGACGTGACCCTCGCCGACGTCCACGCCGAGGAACTCCACGGCAGCGGCTGGCTTGTCGTGCCCGCCCTCGACCCCGCGGAGTGGACCGACGAGGACGAGGCGGCGTACGTCGAGGCCCTCCGCGCCGTCCGCGGGTCGAACTACCAGCGGGAGGCCGACCTCGGTCGGTTCCTCGTCGGGTCCGAGCGGTACGTGGTCAGATAG
- a CDS encoding MBL fold metallo-hydrolase, which translates to MHQIQLTNAAFEGHNSVYLLGAEDAGTPTTLVDTGIATPAVAAELRDALADHGASFDAVDQVLLTHWHPDHAGLAGAIQTDGDATVYAHEADAPLIAHDGDALAAVESARLNCLDRWGMPAEKQRELEAVFERHAGLSGDPVDVTPLSDGDTVSLGDFDVEAVHLPGHAAGLVAYQFERDGRREAFVGDAILPKYTPNVGGADVRVDRPLAQYLASLERIEALDWDRAWPGHRGPIFAPSARARDIAAHHDERTERVRSVVTEQGPVSAWDVSAELFGSLSSIHILHGPGEAFAHLDHLVHEGELAETDDGYLLA; encoded by the coding sequence GTGCACCAGATCCAGTTGACGAACGCCGCCTTCGAGGGGCACAACAGCGTCTACCTCCTCGGGGCGGAGGACGCCGGCACACCGACGACGCTCGTCGACACTGGCATCGCGACGCCGGCCGTCGCAGCCGAACTCCGGGACGCGCTCGCCGACCACGGCGCGTCGTTCGATGCTGTCGACCAGGTTCTCCTCACGCACTGGCACCCCGACCACGCCGGCCTCGCTGGCGCCATCCAGACAGACGGCGACGCCACGGTTTACGCCCACGAGGCCGACGCGCCGCTGATCGCACACGACGGCGACGCGCTCGCCGCCGTTGAGTCCGCCCGGCTGAACTGCCTCGACCGTTGGGGGATGCCCGCGGAGAAGCAGCGCGAACTCGAGGCGGTCTTCGAGCGGCACGCCGGTCTCTCCGGGGACCCGGTGGACGTGACGCCCCTGAGCGACGGCGACACCGTCTCGCTCGGCGACTTTGACGTCGAGGCCGTCCACCTCCCGGGTCACGCCGCCGGCCTGGTCGCCTACCAGTTCGAGCGCGACGGCCGCCGCGAGGCGTTCGTCGGCGACGCCATCCTCCCGAAGTACACGCCGAACGTCGGCGGCGCGGACGTCCGCGTCGACCGCCCACTCGCGCAGTACCTCGCCAGCCTCGAACGCATCGAGGCCCTCGACTGGGACCGTGCGTGGCCTGGCCACCGCGGCCCCATCTTCGCGCCGAGCGCTCGCGCCCGGGACATCGCGGCCCACCACGACGAGCGAACCGAGCGCGTCCGTTCGGTGGTCACCGAGCAGGGTCCGGTTTCCGCGTGGGACGTGAGTGCGGAACTGTTCGGCTCGCTGTCCTCCATCCACATCCTCCACGGACCGGGCGAGGCGTTCGCCCACCTCGACCACCTCGTCCACGAGGGCGAACTGGCGGAGACCGACGACGGCTACCTGCTCGCTTGA
- a CDS encoding thioredoxin family protein — MVETESDTELEPGDDAPDFELRGTDEETYALADFADDEAVLLAFTCNHCPYAKAKFDVLNDIADDYDDVAVVGVNPNDAEEYPDDSFERMQELVDEGTVDYDAYLRDESQDVARAYGATCTPDPFLLRNAGDGFELAWQGRLDDALNPDDEPTRPGGDMRDAIDSVLDGDDVKKGFLPSRGCSIKWREE; from the coding sequence ATGGTCGAGACTGAGTCGGACACGGAACTGGAACCGGGAGACGACGCGCCCGACTTCGAACTCCGAGGTACCGATGAGGAGACGTACGCCCTCGCGGACTTCGCGGACGACGAGGCGGTGCTGCTCGCGTTCACCTGCAACCACTGCCCGTACGCGAAGGCGAAGTTCGACGTGCTCAACGACATCGCCGACGACTACGACGACGTGGCCGTCGTCGGCGTCAACCCGAACGACGCCGAGGAGTACCCCGACGACTCCTTCGAACGCATGCAGGAACTCGTCGACGAGGGCACCGTCGACTACGACGCCTACCTCCGCGACGAGTCCCAGGACGTCGCCCGCGCGTACGGTGCGACGTGCACGCCCGACCCGTTCCTCCTCCGGAACGCGGGCGACGGCTTCGAACTCGCGTGGCAGGGGCGCCTCGACGACGCACTCAACCCCGACGACGAACCGACGCGCCCGGGCGGCGACATGCGCGACGCCATCGACAGCGTGCTCGACGGCGACGACGTAAAGAAGGGGTTCCTGCCGTCGCGTGGCTGCTCCATCAAGTGGCGCGAGGAGTGA
- a CDS encoding mechanosensitive ion channel family protein: protein MTRRATLYVLAALASGVLAAVLPPVIATVVETSYPVPLVVGRGLTAVAVAFAVAGGYHLVTSVALSSSMDRPRRHRVESVLRLVALVVAAIGVLGVVTDRWVPALVSLGVAGVAVSLALQQPLLSLLGWVYVMTKQPFQVGDRVRIDESKGDVIDVDYLVTTLWEINGELVSSNQPSGRHITVPNSVVLTSHVVNFSREEFPFVWNELPVQVSYETDLAFTQELLRETAEAHLGETMHREVARFREQLAETPVELEVQDRPSVNIAQKESWVELRVRYLVNPKRAQRTRNELYERVLERLAEHPERVSFPVSRNR, encoded by the coding sequence GTGACCCGTCGCGCGACGCTCTACGTGCTCGCCGCGCTCGCCAGCGGCGTCCTCGCCGCCGTGTTGCCGCCAGTTATCGCGACCGTCGTCGAGACGTCGTACCCGGTTCCTCTGGTCGTGGGGCGCGGACTGACGGCGGTCGCTGTCGCGTTCGCCGTCGCCGGTGGCTACCACCTCGTGACGTCCGTCGCGCTGTCGTCGTCGATGGACAGGCCCCGTCGCCACCGCGTCGAGTCCGTCCTCCGTCTCGTCGCCCTCGTCGTGGCCGCCATCGGGGTGCTCGGCGTCGTCACGGACCGCTGGGTGCCCGCGCTCGTCTCCCTCGGCGTCGCTGGCGTGGCCGTCTCGCTGGCGCTCCAGCAGCCACTGTTGAGCCTCCTCGGCTGGGTGTACGTGATGACCAAACAGCCGTTCCAGGTCGGCGACCGCGTGCGCATCGACGAGTCGAAGGGCGACGTCATCGACGTCGACTACCTCGTTACGACGCTGTGGGAGATCAACGGCGAACTCGTCTCCTCGAACCAGCCCTCCGGTCGGCACATCACGGTGCCGAACAGCGTCGTGCTGACGAGCCACGTCGTGAACTTCAGCCGCGAGGAGTTCCCGTTCGTCTGGAACGAACTCCCGGTGCAGGTGTCCTACGAGACGGACCTGGCGTTCACGCAGGAACTGCTCCGCGAGACGGCCGAGGCCCACCTCGGCGAGACGATGCACCGGGAGGTCGCGCGGTTCCGCGAGCAACTCGCGGAGACGCCGGTGGAACTGGAGGTCCAGGACCGCCCGAGCGTCAACATCGCCCAGAAGGAGTCCTGGGTGGAACTTCGCGTGCGGTACCTCGTGAACCCCAAGCGCGCCCAGCGCACCCGCAACGAACTGTACGAGCGCGTCCTCGAGAGACTCGCGGAACACCCCGAGCGCGTGAGCTTCCCGGTCAGTCGGAACCGCTGA